The following are from one region of the Streptococcus sp. 1643 genome:
- a CDS encoding site-specific integrase: MFFKKLDNGKYRYYEKFYHEREGKWKQVSVTLKSKSRVSQAEAKRRLALKIEKLLTAPTKEEVEKKQLEEMIFSQLLEEWKMIRSSEIKSSSYRSEMKSLELFMGAVGNLRISDYTTQLVQTYLMNLNVQNSTRKNRKIYLHGIFDYAVKVGYISDSPVKGVVIPKQKVDYEKLQKAKDNFISREELGQVLSYCESHNKDKRYALAMEFIFLTGLRFAEFIGVRYQDVNFKANLLTIDHTIDYVAHGYDERILQTTKTVGSVRTIVLSERCLEIIEYFRSNCFDEEFIFVTEQGNIMRQPLLYRFIKNICEVVLGGHRSYNIHMLRHSHISLLAELGIPIKAIMERVGHRDESITLRIYSHVTKNIQDELREKLNQIHL, encoded by the coding sequence ATGTTTTTTAAAAAATTGGATAATGGTAAATACCGTTATTATGAGAAATTCTATCATGAACGAGAGGGAAAGTGGAAGCAAGTCTCTGTGACTCTAAAATCAAAATCTAGAGTTTCTCAAGCAGAAGCAAAACGTCGTTTAGCGCTAAAAATCGAAAAACTTCTAACCGCCCCTACAAAAGAGGAAGTTGAAAAGAAACAACTAGAAGAAATGATTTTTAGTCAACTATTGGAAGAATGGAAAATGATTCGCTCCAGTGAGATAAAATCTTCTAGTTATAGAAGTGAGATGAAAAGTTTAGAGCTTTTCATGGGAGCAGTAGGAAATTTGAGAATATCAGATTACACCACTCAGCTAGTTCAAACATATCTAATGAATTTGAATGTTCAAAATTCAACAAGAAAAAATCGAAAAATATACTTGCATGGTATCTTTGATTATGCTGTAAAGGTCGGATATATTTCTGACTCACCAGTTAAAGGGGTGGTAATTCCGAAGCAGAAAGTGGACTATGAGAAGTTGCAAAAAGCTAAGGATAATTTCATTAGTAGAGAGGAACTAGGACAGGTTTTATCGTATTGTGAAAGTCACAATAAAGATAAGCGTTATGCTTTGGCAATGGAATTTATCTTTTTAACTGGTCTTCGTTTTGCAGAGTTTATAGGGGTTCGCTATCAAGATGTAAACTTCAAAGCGAATCTTTTAACAATTGATCATACAATAGATTATGTTGCTCATGGATATGATGAGAGAATCTTACAGACAACGAAAACAGTAGGTTCTGTCAGGACGATAGTACTAAGTGAACGTTGCTTGGAAATTATCGAGTACTTTCGTAGTAACTGTTTTGATGAGGAGTTCATCTTTGTGACTGAGCAAGGTAACATTATGAGACAGCCTTTATTATATAGATTTATCAAAAATATTTGTGAAGTAGTGTTGGGTGGGCACAGATCCTATAATATTCACATGCTTAGACATTCGCATATTAGTTTATTGGCTGAACTAGGGATACCCATAAAGGCTATTATGGAGCGAGTTGGACATAGAGATGAATCTATCACTTTAAGGATCTATAGTCATGTAACAAAAAATATACAAGATGAATTGAGAGAGAAACTTAATCAAATTCATCTGTAG
- a CDS encoding TatD family hydrolase, whose protein sequence is MFDTHTHLNVEEFAGREAEEIALAAEMGVTQMNIVGFDTPTIERALELADEYEQLYATIGWHPTEAGTYTDEVEAYLLEKLKHPKVVALGEIGLDYHWMTAPKEVQEQVFRRQIQLSKDLNLPFVVHTRDALEDTYEIIKSEGVGPRGGIMHSFSGSLEWAEKFVGLGMTISFSGVVTFKKATDIQEAARELPLDKILVETDAPYLAPVPKRGRENKTAYTRYVVDFIADLRGMTTEELAAVTTANAERIFGLDSK, encoded by the coding sequence ATTTTTGATACGCACACACATTTAAATGTAGAAGAATTTGCAGGACGTGAGGCAGAAGAAATCGCCTTGGCTGCTGAGATGGGTGTGACACAGATGAATATTGTTGGTTTTGATACACCAACCATTGAACGAGCCCTGGAGTTGGCAGATGAGTATGAGCAACTCTACGCAACTATTGGCTGGCATCCGACGGAAGCAGGGACTTACACAGATGAGGTCGAAGCTTACTTGCTTGAAAAACTAAAACATCCTAAGGTCGTTGCCTTGGGGGAGATTGGTCTGGACTATCACTGGATGACAGCACCTAAGGAAGTGCAGGAGCAGGTTTTTCGTCGTCAGATTCAGTTGTCTAAGGACTTGAATTTGCCTTTTGTGGTCCATACCCGTGATGCGCTAGAAGATACTTATGAGATTATCAAGAGTGAGGGCGTTGGTCCTCGTGGTGGGATTATGCATTCATTTTCAGGTTCTTTGGAGTGGGCTGAGAAGTTTGTCGGGCTTGGCATGACCATTTCTTTCTCAGGTGTGGTTACCTTTAAGAAAGCGACGGATATCCAAGAGGCTGCTAGGGAACTTCCGTTAGACAAGATTTTGGTAGAAACGGATGCGCCCTACCTGGCTCCTGTTCCTAAACGTGGCCGTGAAAACAAAACAGCCTACACACGCTATGTGGTGGACTTTATCGCCGACTTGCGTGGGATGACGACTGAGGAGTTAGCCGCAGTAACGACTGCAAATGCAGAGCGTATCTTTGGATTGGACAGCAAGTGA
- the rnmV gene encoding ribonuclease M5 → MKEKISQVIVVEGRDDTANLKRYFDVETYETRGSAINDQDIERIRRLHELHGVIVFTDPDFNGERIRRMIMTAIPTVQHAFLKRDEAVPKSKTKGRSLGIEHASYEDLKTALVQVTEQFENENEFDISRGDLIRLGFLAGADSRRRREYLGEQLRIGYSNGKQLLKRLELFGVTLAEVEEVMAKYSD, encoded by the coding sequence ATGAAAGAAAAAATTTCCCAAGTCATCGTGGTCGAAGGTCGTGATGATACGGCCAATCTCAAACGTTACTTTGACGTGGAAACCTATGAGACACGAGGTTCCGCCATAAATGACCAGGATATAGAGCGGATTCGTCGCCTGCATGAACTGCATGGAGTCATTGTCTTTACAGATCCAGATTTTAATGGGGAGCGGATTCGTCGCATGATTATGACGGCCATTCCAACGGTACAACATGCCTTTCTCAAGCGAGATGAGGCTGTTCCCAAATCCAAGACCAAGGGGCGCTCTCTGGGAATCGAACATGCTAGCTATGAGGACCTGAAAACAGCGCTGGTTCAGGTGACAGAGCAATTTGAAAACGAGAACGAGTTTGACATCAGTCGTGGTGACTTGATTCGCCTAGGTTTCTTGGCAGGAGCAGACAGTCGTAGGCGCAGAGAGTATCTAGGCGAACAGCTCCGCATCGGCTATTCCAACGGCAAGCAACTCCTCAAGCGCTTAGAGTTGTTTGGAGTGACCTTGGCAGAAGTGGAAGAAGTGATGGCTAAGTATTCAGACTAA
- a CDS encoding SDR family NAD(P)-dependent oxidoreductase, protein MKKVIITGGNSGIGYQSAKQLAEKGWSVTLFCRRKEAAEQACEEICQQTGNRHVDYILVDLSDMKSVREAAEQYIQKEDFLDVLINNAADFDLSVKKPILTKDGLEKQFATNVAAPFLLSILLKGLLEKSERGRIINISSQGLVLYPFMKLDFENLSGQKHYSPTKTYYQNKLALLMLSLYMRKHWKGIKVQAIRVTNVKVDMRRYDHLSPFMKNLYKIKSRFSISPEEMAKVYTALSTEDGHDGFLYDEKCREVKANRSAYEEEEQAKLYSLLEQLTFSRDNL, encoded by the coding sequence ATGAAAAAAGTGATTATTACGGGTGGCAATAGTGGTATTGGCTACCAGTCTGCTAAACAGTTGGCTGAAAAGGGCTGGTCGGTAACTCTCTTTTGTAGACGGAAAGAAGCTGCCGAGCAAGCCTGTGAGGAAATCTGCCAACAAACAGGAAATCGACATGTAGATTATATCTTGGTTGATCTATCTGATATGAAGAGTGTCAGGGAAGCAGCGGAACAGTATATTCAAAAAGAAGACTTTCTAGACGTTCTAATTAACAATGCAGCTGACTTTGATTTGTCAGTTAAAAAGCCCATCCTGACTAAGGATGGTTTAGAAAAGCAATTTGCGACCAATGTTGCCGCCCCTTTCTTGCTTTCTATCTTGTTGAAAGGTTTGTTGGAAAAATCTGAGCGTGGTCGAATTATTAATATTTCTTCCCAAGGACTGGTGCTTTATCCTTTCATGAAGCTTGATTTTGAAAATTTATCTGGTCAAAAACATTATAGTCCTACCAAGACCTATTATCAGAATAAACTAGCCTTGTTGATGCTGTCCCTTTATATGCGGAAACATTGGAAAGGTATCAAGGTTCAGGCAATCCGTGTGACCAATGTTAAAGTTGATATGCGCCGCTATGATCACCTCAGCCCTTTTATGAAAAATTTGTATAAAATCAAGTCAAGATTTTCGATTAGTCCTGAAGAAATGGCCAAAGTCTATACAGCCTTATCTACAGAAGATGGCCATGACGGTTTTTTGTATGACGAGAAATGCAGAGAAGTAAAAGCAAATAGATCTGCTTACGAAGAAGAGGAGCAAGCAAAACTTTACTCCTTACTTGAACAACTGACCTTTTCAAGAGACAATCTATAA
- the rsmA gene encoding 16S rRNA (adenine(1518)-N(6)/adenine(1519)-N(6))-dimethyltransferase RsmA: MRIADYSVTKAVLERHGFTFKKSFGQNFLTDTNILQKIVDTAEIDDQVNVIEIGPGIGALTEFLAERAAEVMAFEIDHRLVPILADTLRDFDNVTVVNEDILKVDLAQHIQNFKNPGLPIKVVANLPYYITTPILMHLIESGIPFSEFVVMMQKEVADRISAQPNTKAYGSLSIAVQYYMTAKVAFIVPRTVFVPAPNVDSAILKMVRRPDPAVAVEDENFFFKVSKASFTHRRKTLWNNLTGYFGKTEEVKDKLTKALDQAGLSPSVRGEALSLEEFASLSDALKGQGL; encoded by the coding sequence ATGAGAATTGCAGATTATAGCGTGACCAAGGCAGTGCTGGAGCGTCACGGTTTTACCTTTAAAAAGTCCTTCGGGCAAAATTTCCTGACGGATACCAATATCCTTCAAAAAATCGTGGATACAGCTGAAATTGATGATCAGGTTAATGTTATCGAAATCGGGCCAGGGATTGGTGCCTTGACGGAGTTTTTGGCTGAGCGTGCGGCAGAGGTTATGGCCTTTGAGATTGACCACCGTTTGGTACCGATCTTGGCAGATACCCTGCGTGATTTTGACAATGTGACAGTAGTCAACGAGGACATTCTCAAAGTTGACTTGGCCCAGCATATCCAGAATTTTAAAAATCCTGGCCTGCCAATCAAGGTAGTAGCCAACTTGCCCTACTATATCACAACGCCTATTCTCATGCACTTGATTGAGAGTGGCATTCCTTTTAGTGAGTTTGTCGTCATGATGCAAAAAGAAGTGGCGGATCGCATCTCAGCCCAACCTAACACCAAGGCTTACGGTAGCTTGTCGATTGCGGTTCAGTATTACATGACAGCCAAGGTTGCTTTTATCGTGCCTCGTACGGTCTTTGTGCCAGCACCAAATGTGGATTCGGCCATCTTGAAAATGGTGCGCCGTCCAGATCCAGCCGTAGCAGTCGAAGATGAGAATTTCTTCTTTAAGGTTTCCAAGGCTAGTTTCACTCATCGTCGCAAGACCTTGTGGAACAACTTAACAGGCTACTTTGGCAAGACCGAAGAAGTCAAGGATAAGCTGACCAAGGCTTTGGACCAAGCAGGCTTGTCACCAAGTGTGCGTGGGGAAGCACTAAGCTTAGAAGAATTTGCTAGCCTTTCAGATGCGCTTAAAGGACAAGGACTCTAA
- the rsgA gene encoding ribosome small subunit-dependent GTPase A: MRGQIIKALAGFYYVESDGQVYQTRARGNFRKKGHTPYVGDWVDFSAEEYSEGYILKIHERKNSLVRPPIVNIDQAVVIMSAKEPDFNSNLLDRFLVLLEHKGIHPVVYISKMDLLEDREELSFYQQTYGDIGYDFVTSKEELLPLLTGKTTVFMGQTGVGKSTLLNKIAPDLNLETGEISDSLGRGRHTTRAVSFYNLNGGKIADTPGFSSLDYEVSTAEDLNQAFPEIASVSRDCKFRTCTHTHEPACAVKPAVEKGAIATFRFDNYLQFLSEIENRRETYKKVSKKIPK, from the coding sequence ATGCGGGGACAAATCATTAAAGCCTTGGCGGGCTTCTACTATGTGGAGAGTGACGGTCAGGTTTATCAAACACGCGCGCGTGGGAATTTCCGTAAAAAAGGTCATACACCCTATGTTGGGGATTGGGTAGATTTTTCTGCGGAGGAATATTCTGAAGGTTATATTCTCAAGATTCACGAACGGAAAAACAGTCTGGTTCGTCCGCCTATTGTCAATATTGACCAAGCTGTGGTAATCATGTCGGCTAAGGAGCCTGATTTTAATAGCAATTTGCTGGATCGCTTCTTGGTACTCTTAGAACATAAGGGCATCCATCCTGTCGTCTATATTTCTAAAATGGACTTGCTAGAAGATAGGGAAGAATTAAGTTTTTACCAGCAGACCTATGGTGACATTGGCTATGACTTTGTGACCAGCAAGGAAGAACTCCTACCCTTGTTAACAGGCAAGACTACAGTCTTTATGGGGCAGACAGGCGTTGGAAAATCAACCCTTCTCAATAAAATCGCACCAGACCTCAATCTCGAGACAGGAGAAATCTCAGATAGTCTAGGTCGTGGTCGCCATACCACTCGAGCTGTTAGTTTTTACAATCTCAATGGGGGTAAAATCGCGGACACACCAGGCTTTTCATCACTGGATTATGAAGTGTCAACGGCTGAAGACCTCAATCAGGCCTTTCCAGAGATTGCCAGTGTCAGTCGAGACTGTAAATTCCGTACTTGTACCCATACCCATGAACCAGCTTGTGCGGTCAAGCCAGCTGTCGAAAAGGGTGCCATTGCGACCTTCCGTTTTGACAACTACTTGCAATTCCTCAGTGAAATTGAAAATCGCAGAGAAACCTATAAAAAAGTCAGCAAAAAAATTCCAAAATAA
- the rpe gene encoding ribulose-phosphate 3-epimerase, with amino-acid sequence MSQYKIAPSILAADYANFEREIKRLEATGAEYAHIDIMDGHFVPQISFGAGVVEALRPHSKMVFDCHLMVANPENHLEDFARAGADIISIHVEATPHIHGALQKIRSLGVKPSIVINPGTPVEAIKYVLHLVDQVLVMTVNPGFGGQAFLPETMDKIRELVALREEKGLNFEIEVDGGIDDQTIAQAKEAGATVFVAGSYVFKGDVNERVQTLRKQLH; translated from the coding sequence ATGTCTCAATACAAGATTGCTCCGTCAATTCTGGCAGCAGATTATGCCAACTTTGAACGTGAAATCAAACGCCTAGAAGCAACTGGGGCAGAATATGCCCATATCGATATCATGGATGGTCACTTTGTACCACAAATCAGTTTTGGTGCAGGTGTGGTTGAAGCTCTTCGTCCCCATAGCAAGATGGTCTTTGACTGCCACTTGATGGTAGCTAATCCAGAGAATCATTTAGAGGACTTTGCGCGTGCAGGTGCAGATATCATCAGCATTCATGTCGAAGCAACACCTCATATCCATGGCGCTCTCCAAAAGATTCGTTCACTAGGCGTCAAACCATCGATCGTTATCAATCCTGGTACACCTGTTGAGGCTATCAAATATGTACTTCACCTAGTTGACCAAGTTTTGGTGATGACGGTGAACCCTGGCTTCGGCGGGCAAGCTTTTCTCCCTGAAACCATGGATAAGATTCGTGAGTTGGTTGCCCTTCGTGAGGAAAAAGGCTTGAACTTTGAGATTGAAGTGGATGGTGGGATTGATGACCAAACCATTGCTCAAGCCAAAGAAGCTGGTGCTACAGTTTTTGTAGCGGGATCTTATGTCTTTAAGGGAGATGTCAATGAACGAGTGCAAACGCTCAGAAAACAACTGCACTAG
- a CDS encoding thiamine diphosphokinase translates to MNECKRSENNCTRVAVFAGGDRGHYRTDFDCFVGVDRGSLWVLEEDLPLALAVGDFDSVTAEERQVIQKSAQHFVQAQPEKDDTDLELALLTVFEQNPQAQVTIFGALGGRIDHMLANVFLPSNPKLAPYMRQIAIEDGQNVISYCPEGTSQLEPRSDYDYLAFMPVRDSQLTILGAKYELTEENFFFKKVYASNEYIDREVSVTCPDGYVVVLHSKDRR, encoded by the coding sequence ATGAACGAGTGCAAACGCTCAGAAAACAACTGCACTAGGGTTGCCGTTTTTGCAGGTGGAGACCGTGGTCATTATCGAACGGATTTTGATTGCTTTGTCGGTGTAGATCGAGGCTCGCTCTGGGTCTTGGAAGAAGACCTTCCTCTGGCTCTAGCAGTTGGAGATTTTGATTCTGTCACTGCAGAAGAGCGACAGGTGATTCAAAAAAGTGCCCAGCATTTTGTTCAAGCCCAGCCAGAAAAGGATGATACGGATCTGGAATTGGCTCTCTTAACCGTCTTTGAGCAAAATCCTCAGGCTCAAGTTACTATTTTCGGTGCTTTGGGTGGCCGTATTGACCATATGTTGGCCAATGTTTTTCTACCTAGCAATCCCAAGTTAGCACCCTATATGCGCCAGATAGCGATTGAGGATGGGCAAAATGTGATTTCCTATTGTCCAGAAGGGACCAGTCAGCTAGAACCCCGCTCGGACTATGACTATCTAGCCTTTATGCCAGTTCGGGATAGCCAGCTGACCATTCTTGGTGCCAAGTATGAGTTGACAGAGGAGAATTTTTTCTTTAAAAAAGTATACGCTTCTAACGAATATATAGATAGGGAAGTTTCGGTGACTTGCCCAGATGGCTATGTCGTCGTGTTGCATAGCAAGGACAGGAGGTAG
- the rmuC gene encoding DNA recombination protein RmuC yields the protein METVLLLLLIANLAGLFLIWQRQDKQEKHLSKSLEDQADDLSDQLDYRFEQARQTNQLDQKDLEVAVSDRLQEVRMELHQGLTQVRQEMTDNLLQTRDKTDQRLQALQESNEQRLEQMRQTVEEKLEKTLQTRLQASFETVSKQLESVNRGLGEMQTVARDVGALNKVLSGTKTRGILGELQLGQIIEDIMTPAQYEREFATVENSSERVEYAIKLPGQGDQEYVYLPIDSKFPLADYYRLEEAYEAGDKNEIERCRKSLLTSVKRFAKDIKSKYIAPPRTTNFGVLFVPTEGLYSEIVRNPVFFDGLRREEQIIVAGPSTLSALLNSLSVGFKTLNIQKSADHISKTLASVKTEFGKFGGILVKAQKHLQHASGNIDELLNRRTTAIERTLRHIELSEGEPALDLLHFQEDEEEYED from the coding sequence ATGGAGACTGTATTATTACTATTATTAATTGCCAATCTAGCTGGACTCTTTCTCATTTGGCAAAGGCAGGATAAGCAGGAGAAACACCTAAGCAAGAGTTTGGAGGATCAGGCAGATGATCTTTCAGATCAACTGGATTATCGCTTTGAACAAGCCAGGCAAACCAATCAGCTAGATCAAAAAGATTTGGAAGTGGCTGTCAGCGACCGTTTGCAAGAAGTGCGAATGGAGTTGCACCAAGGCCTGACTCAAGTCCGTCAAGAAATGACAGATAATCTTTTGCAAACTAGGGACAAGACCGACCAACGCCTTCAAGCTTTGCAGGAATCAAATGAGCAACGCTTGGAGCAAATGCGCCAGACAGTCGAGGAAAAGTTGGAAAAGACCTTGCAGACGCGCTTGCAGGCTTCCTTCGAGACAGTCTCCAAGCAACTAGAGTCTGTCAATCGTGGTCTTGGAGAAATGCAGACGGTTGCTCGTGATGTCGGTGCCCTCAACAAGGTTCTCTCTGGAACCAAGACGCGAGGAATTCTGGGCGAATTGCAACTGGGGCAGATCATCGAAGACATCATGACACCAGCCCAGTACGAACGAGAATTTGCAACGGTTGAAAACTCCAGTGAACGTGTGGAATACGCCATCAAGTTGCCTGGCCAAGGCGACCAGGAATACGTCTATCTACCGATTGACTCCAAGTTTCCACTGGCAGATTATTACCGATTAGAAGAAGCCTATGAAGCCGGTGATAAGAACGAGATTGAACGCTGTCGTAAATCTCTCTTGACAAGCGTTAAGCGTTTCGCCAAGGATATCAAGAGCAAGTACATAGCGCCGCCTCGAACAACCAATTTTGGAGTCTTGTTTGTTCCGACAGAAGGTCTTTATTCAGAGATCGTTCGCAATCCGGTCTTCTTTGATGGTTTGAGACGGGAAGAGCAGATTATTGTCGCAGGTCCAAGTACCCTATCAGCCCTGCTTAACTCTCTATCAGTTGGCTTCAAAACTCTCAATATCCAAAAGAGTGCTGACCATATCAGCAAGACCTTAGCTAGTGTCAAGACCGAGTTTGGCAAGTTCGGAGGCATTCTGGTCAAGGCACAAAAACATCTTCAACATGCCTCTGGCAATATTGATGAATTATTAAACCGTCGCACTACAGCTATCGAGCGGACGCTCCGTCACATTGAGTTATCAGAAGGTGAGCCTGCGCTTGATCTACTCCATTTCCAAGAAGATGAGGAAGAATATGAAGATTAG
- a CDS encoding 3'-5' exoribonuclease YhaM family protein: MKISHMKKDELFEGFYLIKSADLRQTRAGKNYLAFTFQDDSGEIEGKLWDAQPHNVEAFTAGKVVHMQGRREVYNNTPQVNQITLRLPQPGEPNDPADFKVKSPVDVKEIRDYMSQMIFKIENPVWQRIVRSLYTKYDKEFYSYPAAKTNHHAFETGLAYHTATMVRLADAISEIYPQLNKSLLYAGIMLHDLAKVIELTGPDQTEYTVRGNLLGHIALIDSEITKTVMELGIDDTREEVVLLRHVILSHHGLLEYGSPVRPRIMEAEIIHMIDNLDASMMMMSTALALVDKGEMTNKIFAMDNRSFYKPDLD; the protein is encoded by the coding sequence ATGAAGATTAGTCACATGAAAAAAGATGAGCTGTTTGAAGGTTTTTACCTGATTAAATCAGCTGACCTGAGACAGACGCGTGCTGGGAAAAACTACCTAGCCTTTACCTTTCAAGACGATAGCGGCGAGATTGAAGGAAAGCTCTGGGATGCCCAGCCTCATAACGTTGAGGCCTTTACCGCAGGGAAAGTTGTCCACATGCAGGGACGTCGAGAAGTTTATAACAACACTCCTCAAGTCAATCAAATTACTCTCCGCTTGCCTCAGCCCGGGGAACCCAATGATCCAGCTGATTTCAAGGTCAAATCTCCAGTTGATGTCAAGGAGATTCGTGACTACATGTCGCAAATGATTTTCAAGATTGAAAATCCTGTCTGGCAGCGTATCGTTCGTAGTCTCTACACCAAGTATGATAAGGAATTCTACTCCTATCCGGCTGCCAAGACCAATCACCATGCCTTTGAAACAGGTTTAGCCTATCATACAGCAACCATGGTGCGCTTGGCAGATGCCATTAGTGAGATCTATCCTCAGCTCAACAAGAGCCTCCTCTATGCGGGAATTATGTTGCATGACTTGGCCAAGGTTATTGAGTTGACGGGACCAGACCAGACGGAGTACACAGTTCGAGGCAATCTCCTTGGGCATATCGCTCTCATCGATAGTGAAATTACCAAGACAGTCATGGAACTAGGTATCGATGATACTAGAGAAGAAGTGGTGCTACTGCGCCATGTCATCCTTAGTCACCATGGCTTACTGGAGTATGGAAGTCCAGTCCGTCCACGCATTATGGAGGCAGAAATTATCCATATGATTGATAATCTAGATGCTAGCATGATGATGATGTCAACAGCTCTAGCTTTGGTAGACAAAGGAGAGATGACCAATAAAATCTTCGCTATGGACAATCGTTCCTTCTATAAACCAGATTTAGATTAA
- the purR gene encoding pur operon repressor, which translates to MKLRRSDRMVVISNYLINNPYKLTSLNTFAEKYESAKSSISEDIVIIKRAFEEIEIGHIQTVTGAGGGVIFTPSISSHEAKEMIADLRDKLSESDRILPGGYIYLSDLLSTPAILKNIGRIIAKSFMDQKIDAVMTVATKGVPLANAVANVLNVPFVIVRRDLKITEGSTVSVNYVSGSSGDRIEKMFLSKRSLKAGSRVLIVDDFLKGGGTVNGMISLLREFDSELAGVAVFADNAQEERENQFDYKSLLKVTNIDVKNQSIDVEIGNIFDEDK; encoded by the coding sequence ATGAAATTAAGAAGAAGTGATCGGATGGTTGTCATTTCCAACTATTTGATTAATAATCCATACAAACTAACAAGTCTCAACACCTTTGCAGAAAAGTACGAATCTGCTAAATCATCGATTTCAGAGGACATCGTGATTATCAAGCGTGCCTTTGAGGAAATCGAAATCGGTCATATTCAGACTGTTACTGGAGCAGGTGGTGGCGTTATCTTTACACCATCAATCTCGAGTCATGAAGCCAAAGAAATGATCGCAGATTTGCGTGACAAACTTTCAGAAAGCGACCGTATCTTGCCAGGTGGCTACATCTACCTATCTGATTTGCTCAGTACACCTGCTATTTTGAAAAATATTGGGCGCATCATTGCCAAGAGCTTTATGGACCAAAAAATCGATGCCGTTATGACAGTGGCAACAAAAGGTGTGCCACTCGCAAATGCAGTTGCCAATGTCCTCAATGTTCCATTTGTCATTGTGCGCCGTGACTTGAAAATCACCGAAGGTTCAACGGTTAGCGTCAACTATGTATCAGGTTCCAGCGGTGACCGCATTGAGAAAATGTTCCTTTCAAAACGTAGCCTCAAGGCAGGCAGTCGTGTCTTGATTGTGGATGACTTCTTGAAAGGCGGCGGAACTGTCAACGGTATGATTAGTCTTTTGCGTGAGTTCGATTCTGAACTAGCTGGTGTCGCAGTCTTTGCAGACAATGCCCAAGAAGAACGTGAAAATCAGTTCGATTACAAGTCACTCTTGAAAGTAACCAATATTGATGTTAAGAACCAATCCATCGATGTTGAGATTGGAAATATCTTTGACGAAGACAAATAA